From one Desulfurobacterium thermolithotrophum DSM 11699 genomic stretch:
- the mutS gene encoding DNA mismatch repair protein MutS produces MKKKLTPALKQYLELKEKYKDSILMFRMGDFYEMFFEDAEIAAKELEIALTSRAFGKSSEKAPMCGVPHHAVESYIGKLVRKGYKVAICEQLEEPKPGKKVVDRGVVRVITPGTYFEDENEDRFLLSIYPNKNNFSIAWTELSTGDLYFATVNREDLKSILSKFKPKEIIVPEGFSGYKVIKEVLPETLIQEKEKGYFEVKETNSPEVESKSEKRALSGLLEFIEETQLDFTPKIKPPKRYTGEKYIYLDPQTQKNLELIEPIAGKLESASLFGVLNKTKTGMGRRLLKFWILHPLKDKKEIEERLDAVEELKDSFFVADEILELLSKVYDIERLLSKITSGIASPRDLASFRNSLGVLPDLKKLLADFKSSLLSQIYKNFDDLYDIYCELERVLVENPPFTSREGGLIKEGVNPELDELRRIKNEGEKILKEIEERERKRTGISSLKIGFNNVFGYYIEVSKANLHLVPENYIRRQTLVNAERFITPELKEFEEKILSAQERIEKIEYQLFVELRKFVSKNADRISKTAEKIATIDVLLSFSKIANERGYTKPRVTEGYSIKIKNGKHPVLEKFLEEDFIPNDTELTEKEFILIVTGPNMGGKSVFLRQTALITIMAQIGSFVPAEEAEIGIVDRIFSRVGAADNLSKGLSTFMMEMVETANILQNAGKRSLIILDEIGRGTSTYDGMSIAKAVVEYISGKVGAKTLFATHYHELTELEGKVKGVKNFHVTVEEIDEKIVFTHKVLPGASEKSYGIHVAELAGLPKEVIDRAKEILYQLERGGKELPLLRLAEEKETSWSIGLEEKLIKELEAIEISTTTPLEALMILSRLKEIVKTIKKK; encoded by the coding sequence TTGAAGAAGAAGCTGACTCCCGCTCTTAAGCAGTATTTAGAGTTAAAGGAAAAGTATAAGGATTCTATTTTAATGTTCCGAATGGGTGACTTTTATGAAATGTTTTTTGAAGATGCAGAAATTGCCGCAAAAGAGCTAGAAATTGCCTTAACTTCAAGGGCATTTGGAAAATCTTCAGAAAAAGCTCCAATGTGTGGAGTTCCCCATCACGCAGTTGAAAGCTACATAGGAAAACTTGTTAGGAAAGGTTACAAGGTCGCAATTTGCGAACAGTTGGAAGAACCTAAACCAGGAAAGAAGGTTGTTGATAGAGGTGTTGTAAGAGTCATTACTCCAGGAACTTACTTTGAAGATGAAAATGAAGATAGATTTTTACTTTCTATCTATCCAAATAAGAATAACTTTAGCATTGCTTGGACAGAACTCTCAACGGGTGACCTTTACTTTGCAACAGTCAATAGAGAGGACTTAAAATCAATTCTTTCAAAGTTTAAGCCAAAAGAAATTATCGTCCCTGAAGGTTTTTCAGGGTATAAAGTTATAAAAGAAGTACTTCCCGAAACTCTTATACAGGAAAAAGAAAAAGGATACTTTGAAGTAAAAGAAACGAACTCTCCTGAAGTAGAAAGTAAAAGTGAAAAGAGAGCTCTTTCAGGACTTTTAGAGTTCATTGAAGAGACACAACTAGATTTTACTCCCAAAATAAAACCACCTAAAAGATACACCGGTGAAAAATACATCTATCTTGATCCGCAAACTCAAAAAAATCTTGAACTAATTGAACCAATAGCTGGAAAACTTGAAAGTGCTTCTCTTTTTGGTGTCTTGAACAAAACAAAGACGGGAATGGGAAGAAGACTTTTAAAGTTTTGGATTTTGCATCCATTAAAAGATAAAAAAGAAATTGAGGAAAGACTAGATGCTGTAGAAGAGTTAAAAGATAGCTTCTTTGTGGCAGACGAAATTTTAGAACTCCTTTCAAAAGTCTACGATATAGAAAGGCTTCTTTCAAAAATAACTTCTGGAATAGCTTCTCCCAGGGACTTAGCTTCTTTTAGAAATTCCTTAGGAGTACTACCGGATCTAAAAAAACTTTTAGCAGACTTCAAATCCTCTTTACTTTCTCAAATTTACAAAAATTTTGATGATCTATACGATATTTACTGTGAACTTGAAAGGGTTCTTGTTGAAAATCCACCCTTTACTTCAAGAGAAGGAGGATTAATCAAAGAGGGAGTAAATCCGGAACTTGACGAGTTAAGAAGAATAAAAAATGAAGGAGAAAAGATTCTTAAGGAAATAGAGGAAAGAGAAAGAAAAAGAACAGGTATTTCGAGTCTGAAAATAGGTTTTAACAACGTTTTTGGTTATTACATAGAAGTATCAAAGGCAAATCTTCATCTTGTTCCTGAAAATTACATTAGAAGGCAGACTCTTGTAAATGCAGAAAGATTTATCACACCAGAACTTAAAGAGTTTGAGGAAAAAATTCTTTCAGCTCAAGAAAGGATAGAAAAAATAGAGTATCAGCTTTTTGTTGAGCTTAGAAAGTTTGTTTCAAAAAATGCAGATAGAATTTCAAAAACTGCAGAAAAAATTGCTACGATTGATGTTCTTCTTTCTTTTTCAAAAATAGCAAACGAAAGAGGGTATACAAAACCGAGAGTAACAGAAGGTTATTCTATAAAAATAAAGAATGGAAAACATCCAGTTTTAGAAAAATTCTTGGAAGAAGATTTTATTCCCAATGATACAGAATTAACGGAAAAAGAGTTTATTTTAATAGTTACCGGTCCCAACATGGGAGGAAAATCTGTCTTTTTACGCCAGACCGCTCTTATAACTATCATGGCACAGATTGGTTCCTTTGTCCCTGCAGAAGAAGCAGAAATCGGAATAGTTGATAGAATCTTTTCAAGAGTAGGTGCTGCTGATAATTTAAGCAAAGGACTATCTACTTTTATGATGGAAATGGTTGAAACTGCAAATATACTTCAAAATGCAGGAAAAAGAAGTCTTATAATACTTGATGAAATAGGAAGAGGAACAAGTACCTATGACGGAATGAGCATAGCTAAAGCTGTTGTGGAATACATTTCTGGAAAAGTTGGAGCTAAAACACTTTTTGCAACCCACTATCATGAACTTACAGAACTAGAAGGAAAAGTTAAAGGAGTAAAAAACTTTCATGTTACGGTTGAAGAAATAGATGAAAAAATAGTTTTTACTCACAAAGTTCTTCCAGGAGCTTCTGAAAAATCTTATGGAATTCATGTTGCAGAGCTTGCAGGTCTTCCGAAAGAAGTCATAGACAGAGCAAAAGAGATTCTCTATCAGCTTGAAAGAGGAGGCAAAGAGCTCCCACTCCTAAGACTTGCAGAAGAGAAAGAAACTTCTTGGAGTATAGGACTTGAAGAAAAGTTAATAAAAGAACTAGAAGCAATAGAAATTTCAACAACTACCCCTTTAGAAGCTCTCATGATACTTTCAAGGCTAAAGGAAATTGTAAAAACAATAAAGAAAAAGTAA
- a CDS encoding DNA gyrase inhibitor YacG: MKQIKCPNCGKETTWKDNPYRPFCSEKCKLADLSKWLNEEYTLFSEEPVVEEEADSRS; this comes from the coding sequence TTGAAGCAGATAAAATGTCCAAATTGTGGAAAAGAAACTACGTGGAAAGATAATCCTTATAGACCTTTTTGCAGTGAAAAGTGTAAGTTAGCAGACTTATCAAAATGGCTTAATGAAGAGTATACTCTTTTTTCGGAGGAGCCTGTAGTTGAAGAAGAAGCTGACTCCCGCTCTTAA
- a CDS encoding RluA family pseudouridine synthase, which produces MPEIVVDSEKKGKRLDQFIASIADISRSQAKNLIEDGEVSINGRIVKKPSYKVKEGETVSFEIPEPIPLDLQPENIPLDIVYEDKDVIVINKPAGLVVHPAPGHYSGTLVNALLYYCKDFQGINGTLRPGIVHRLDKDTAGLLVVAKNDLAQQSLIEQFKRRTVGRFYRALVLGIFEKQHDRIVVPIGRDKFDRKKFSPNTTSPKEAITNYWVLESFPTHNVSDIKCKLETGRTHQIRVHMSHIGHPLLGDKTYGYKPSRIKDETLRRLIDEMRMHALCAYYLGFKHPRTEKWIEFEIDLPENMKKVLDFLKS; this is translated from the coding sequence ATGCCTGAAATTGTAGTTGATAGTGAAAAGAAAGGAAAAAGACTTGATCAGTTTATAGCTTCTATTGCCGATATCTCACGTTCTCAGGCCAAAAATCTCATAGAAGATGGTGAAGTAAGTATTAATGGAAGGATTGTTAAAAAACCTTCCTATAAGGTTAAAGAAGGAGAGACAGTATCTTTTGAAATTCCTGAACCAATTCCTTTGGACTTGCAACCTGAAAATATTCCTCTTGACATAGTTTACGAGGATAAAGATGTAATAGTAATTAATAAACCTGCAGGACTTGTGGTTCATCCAGCTCCGGGACATTACTCAGGTACTCTTGTAAACGCACTTCTTTATTACTGCAAAGACTTTCAAGGAATCAATGGAACTTTGAGGCCAGGAATCGTTCATAGACTAGATAAAGACACGGCAGGACTTTTAGTTGTAGCTAAGAATGACTTAGCTCAACAGTCACTTATAGAACAGTTTAAAAGAAGGACGGTTGGAAGGTTTTATAGAGCTCTTGTTCTTGGTATTTTCGAAAAACAGCACGATCGAATAGTTGTCCCAATAGGAAGAGACAAGTTTGATAGGAAAAAGTTTTCTCCAAACACTACATCTCCAAAGGAAGCAATAACAAACTATTGGGTTTTGGAAAGTTTTCCAACTCATAACGTTTCAGATATCAAATGTAAGCTTGAAACAGGTAGAACCCATCAGATTAGAGTTCACATGTCCCACATAGGTCATCCTTTACTTGGAGACAAAACTTATGGTTATAAGCCTTCTCGTATAAAAGATGAGACTTTAAGAAGACTAATTGACGAAATGAGGATGCATGCTCTTTGCGCTTACTATCTTGGATTTAAACATCCAAGAACTGAAAAATGGATAGAATTTGAAATAGATCTTCCCGAAAATATGAAAAAAGTTCTTGATTTCTTAAAAAGTTAA
- the tgt gene encoding tRNA guanosine(34) transglycosylase Tgt — protein sequence MEFKVLATDGKARYGKLKGTHGETETPCFMPVGTLGAVKGVTWNEISEMGYSLVLSNVYHLYLRPGIEVIEKAGGLHRFVNWNGLILTDSGGFQVFSLGKLMKISEEGIYFKSHIDGSEHFFSPELVVELEEKMGVDIGMVLDECTPYPATYEYAKHSMERTVRWALRSIKARTTDKTAIFGIVQGGTYDDLRLKCVELLKGLPFEGFAIGGLSVGEPKEEMYRITKLVAPTLPEEKPRYLMGVGKPEDIIEAVEAGVDMFDCVIPTRNARNGTLFTSRGKVNIKSAKYKNDFSPLDPECDCYTCRNFTKAYLRHLYVSKEINSAILNTIHNLYFYNRLMKKMREAIKNGEFQEFKKEFFSKYLTF from the coding sequence ATGGAGTTTAAAGTTTTAGCTACAGATGGCAAAGCAAGATATGGAAAGCTCAAGGGAACACATGGAGAAACAGAAACTCCTTGTTTTATGCCTGTAGGTACCTTAGGAGCTGTTAAAGGGGTTACTTGGAATGAAATCTCTGAAATGGGTTACTCTCTTGTTCTATCTAATGTTTATCACCTTTACTTAAGACCTGGAATAGAAGTTATTGAAAAAGCAGGAGGTCTTCACAGGTTTGTTAACTGGAATGGTTTAATACTAACAGATAGTGGTGGTTTTCAAGTATTTAGTCTTGGCAAGCTCATGAAGATTTCTGAAGAAGGCATTTACTTTAAGTCTCATATAGACGGTTCTGAACATTTCTTTTCTCCTGAGTTGGTTGTTGAATTAGAGGAAAAAATGGGAGTTGACATTGGTATGGTTCTTGATGAGTGTACTCCTTATCCTGCAACTTATGAGTATGCAAAACATTCTATGGAGAGAACTGTAAGGTGGGCATTAAGAAGTATTAAAGCAAGAACGACAGATAAAACTGCAATTTTTGGAATTGTTCAAGGTGGAACTTATGATGACTTAAGACTAAAGTGTGTAGAACTCTTAAAAGGACTACCATTTGAAGGATTTGCTATAGGAGGACTAAGCGTAGGCGAACCCAAAGAGGAAATGTACAGAATTACAAAGCTCGTAGCCCCTACTCTTCCAGAGGAAAAACCTCGATATTTAATGGGAGTTGGAAAGCCTGAAGATATCATAGAAGCGGTTGAGGCTGGAGTTGACATGTTTGACTGCGTAATTCCAACAAGAAATGCAAGAAATGGAACTTTATTTACATCAAGAGGAAAAGTAAACATAAAGAGTGCTAAATACAAAAATGACTTTTCACCATTAGATCCAGAATGTGATTGCTATACATGTAGAAACTTTACAAAAGCTTATCTAAGACATCTTTACGTTTCAAAAGAAATAAACTCTGCCATACTCAATACCATTCATAATCTCTACTTTTATAACAGACTTATGAAAAAGATGAGAGAAGCAATAAAGAATGGAGAGTTTCAAGAGTTTAAAAAGGAATTTTTTTCAAAGTACTTAACTTTTTAA
- a CDS encoding lytic transglycosylase domain-containing protein, with protein sequence MVIILLLFFASISNSFALSKEQAKAFLKALSSSKELCSLQFYREFKSTELKELALLLFTNSCFEKKQFKELTKIKEIPKNPYAAVEKAIAYKKVGDEKIARKIFKLVFSKTNDLDEWILTLNSGNTEYLFAPKVLKKKIEIALGKRNFEIAEIYLDYLKGKEFYHLLKGILYMKQRKKELAKKEFILSSQPKKFFYLTHLSDSSAEKFFYFKKAMDSNIPAYLKKNLSIYLLDRFLYSDKSFFRKTLKIVKDFDKELFNEYQVKYLVLNGKIKRALLKLSNLQGKKYKAWKVALLRKFYGKKESFNNNVPNFYSLLLNSNSIKLSAKSLPRVEFIDEEGIKYLYKRGRCDVISFINKKSPSVALAHHLCGDYKKAIKEATFYRKKLEKYPYLLHILYPKHPIFENDLISLSLARQESLFDQFALSRSGAIGLMQIMPFTGKYIAQKLKVKDFKVTDLFKPKVNYEFGSFYISELIKQFKLFPLAAASYNAGPTRIKKALKRFGTIKTPYDLVIFVDFYIPFAETRGYVKKVLTNYFFYNYLYNDGRWSLFQKEKSLKNFHKMNVTEVNLKKP encoded by the coding sequence GTGGTAATTATACTTTTACTTTTCTTTGCATCTATATCAAACTCGTTTGCTCTTTCTAAGGAGCAAGCTAAAGCTTTTCTAAAAGCCCTTAGCTCTTCCAAAGAGCTTTGCTCTCTTCAGTTTTATAGAGAATTTAAAAGTACAGAACTCAAAGAACTTGCACTTTTGCTTTTTACTAACTCTTGTTTTGAAAAAAAGCAGTTTAAAGAGCTAACTAAAATAAAAGAAATTCCTAAAAATCCTTATGCTGCAGTAGAAAAAGCTATTGCTTATAAAAAGGTAGGAGACGAAAAAATTGCAAGAAAGATTTTCAAATTAGTTTTTTCTAAAACTAACGACCTTGACGAGTGGATACTTACGCTAAATAGTGGAAATACAGAATATCTCTTTGCTCCTAAAGTTTTGAAGAAAAAAATAGAAATTGCTCTTGGGAAAAGAAATTTTGAAATTGCAGAAATTTACCTTGACTACTTAAAAGGAAAGGAGTTTTATCATCTCTTAAAGGGAATCCTTTACATGAAGCAAAGAAAAAAAGAATTAGCAAAAAAGGAATTTATTCTTTCCTCTCAGCCTAAAAAGTTCTTCTATTTAACTCACCTTTCAGATTCCTCTGCTGAAAAGTTTTTCTACTTTAAAAAAGCAATGGATTCTAACATTCCAGCATACTTAAAAAAGAATCTATCTATCTATCTTCTTGATAGATTTCTATATAGTGACAAAAGTTTTTTCAGAAAAACTTTAAAAATCGTGAAAGATTTTGATAAGGAACTTTTTAATGAATATCAAGTTAAATATCTCGTTTTAAACGGAAAAATAAAGAGAGCTCTCTTGAAACTATCTAATCTTCAAGGTAAAAAATATAAGGCTTGGAAAGTTGCTCTCTTGAGGAAGTTTTACGGAAAAAAAGAAAGTTTTAATAACAATGTTCCTAATTTTTATTCTCTACTTCTTAATTCAAATAGCATAAAGCTTTCAGCCAAATCACTACCAAGAGTAGAATTTATAGATGAGGAAGGAATTAAGTATCTTTATAAAAGAGGAAGATGTGATGTAATCAGTTTCATTAATAAAAAATCGCCTTCTGTTGCTCTTGCTCACCATCTTTGTGGTGATTATAAAAAAGCAATTAAAGAAGCTACTTTCTATCGAAAAAAGTTAGAAAAGTATCCTTATCTTCTCCACATACTTTATCCTAAGCATCCCATTTTTGAAAATGACTTAATATCCCTTTCCCTTGCAAGGCAAGAAAGTTTATTTGATCAGTTTGCTCTTTCAAGATCAGGTGCCATAGGTTTAATGCAGATAATGCCGTTTACTGGAAAGTACATAGCCCAAAAACTTAAAGTAAAGGACTTTAAAGTTACCGATCTTTTTAAACCGAAAGTAAATTACGAATTTGGTTCTTTTTACATTAGTGAACTTATAAAGCAGTTTAAGCTTTTCCCTCTTGCAGCTGCTTCTTATAATGCAGGTCCAACACGAATAAAGAAAGCCTTAAAAAGATTTGGAACTATAAAAACTCCTTACGACTTAGTAATTTTTGTAGATTTTTATATTCCTTTTGCAGAAACAAGAGGTTATGTAAAAAAGGTATTAACTAATTATTTCTTCTATAACTATCTCTATAACGATGGAAGGTGGAGTCTTTTTCAAAAAGAAAAGTCACTCAAAAACTTCCATAAGATGAATGTTACCGAAGTTAATCTTAAAAAGCCTTGA
- a CDS encoding segregation and condensation protein A — protein sequence MNLRVETPVFEGPLDLLIYLIRKREVSIYDIPIAEITEEFLNYIHSMQELNIPLASEFLLMAATLAKIKSEVLIPREEEEDPRKTIVQIIEEYLKSKKAAKELEKLEEKASRYFTNDPSDLVFQFQEKIKIANTVEDLKKAFENLLTKDFQPKIKVGINLSSEAFKVSLKIEEIKALMKEKYLIPFSKFVKKSSSKLELITYFLAVLELSKLGEISTFTDGEEIFISRLFKINFGNIHLMEVFE from the coding sequence ATGAACTTAAGAGTAGAAACTCCAGTATTTGAAGGGCCTCTGGATCTTTTAATTTATTTGATAAGGAAAAGGGAAGTTAGCATTTACGACATTCCGATTGCAGAAATTACAGAAGAGTTCCTTAACTACATCCACAGTATGCAGGAACTGAATATTCCTCTTGCTTCTGAATTCTTATTAATGGCTGCTACCTTAGCAAAAATAAAGTCAGAAGTACTTATACCTCGGGAAGAAGAGGAAGATCCTCGTAAAACGATTGTTCAGATAATAGAAGAGTACTTGAAGTCAAAAAAAGCTGCAAAGGAATTAGAAAAACTTGAAGAAAAAGCTTCAAGATACTTTACAAATGATCCGTCCGATTTGGTTTTCCAATTCCAAGAAAAGATAAAAATTGCTAACACAGTAGAGGATCTAAAGAAAGCATTTGAAAATCTTTTAACGAAAGATTTTCAACCAAAGATTAAAGTAGGAATAAACCTATCTAGCGAAGCGTTTAAGGTTTCATTAAAAATAGAAGAAATTAAAGCTTTAATGAAAGAAAAGTATTTGATTCCTTTTTCTAAATTTGTAAAAAAGAGCTCTTCTAAACTTGAGTTAATAACCTACTTTCTTGCTGTATTAGAACTTTCTAAGTTAGGAGAAATTTCCACCTTTACAGATGGAGAAGAGATATTTATTTCAAGGCTTTTTAAGATTAACTTCGGTAACATTCATCTTATGGAAGTTTTTGAGTGA
- a CDS encoding CBS domain-containing protein: protein MPVKDLIQRKVVTIEPEDSVMLAAQRMKDKMVGSLVILDGDKPAGIITDRDIAIRVVGTGKTPKTLVKEVMTKDPITIREDASFFELTKAFRDAAVRRLIVVDKNGKLIGLISIDDVLELLTTEFANLIAAIRG, encoded by the coding sequence ATGCCCGTTAAAGATCTTATTCAGCGAAAAGTTGTTACTATCGAACCTGAAGACAGTGTAATGCTTGCTGCTCAAAGAATGAAAGATAAAATGGTCGGAAGTCTTGTCATTTTAGATGGTGATAAACCAGCTGGAATCATTACAGACAGAGACATAGCAATAAGAGTTGTTGGAACGGGAAAGACCCCTAAAACTCTTGTAAAAGAGGTAATGACAAAAGATCCTATAACTATAAGAGAAGATGCATCATTTTTTGAGCTTACGAAAGCTTTTAGAGATGCTGCAGTCAGAAGATTAATTGTTGTTGATAAAAATGGTAAACTAATAGGACTTATTTCTATCGATGATGTTTTAGAGCTCCTGACAACCGAATTTGCAAATCTTATAGCTGCCATAAGAGGGTAG
- a CDS encoding DUF2155 domain-containing protein produces MKKGLTLLTLLLSATVAFSSCGKKEEEQSKVENKAPKPLTELAQENKGPHGQMPPGHPPMEGLPEGHPPINNMPPGHPGHSSNNLEKELAAMHPGKNMTKIDKPIKIPEEVIKTWKYATIEVVDKTTGKVVKKEKVTKDSDVKFQDLEIKVLYIVPHLVYDQQYTSGSNEPNNPAVIVEVKSNGKVIYAGPIYQKFPTMYNIKHPKYELKLVAISKS; encoded by the coding sequence ATGAAGAAAGGATTAACTTTATTAACTCTTCTCCTTTCAGCAACTGTAGCTTTTTCAAGTTGCGGAAAGAAAGAGGAAGAACAAAGCAAAGTTGAAAACAAAGCTCCTAAACCACTTACTGAACTTGCTCAAGAAAATAAAGGACCACACGGCCAAATGCCTCCAGGACACCCTCCTATGGAAGGCTTACCTGAAGGACATCCTCCTATAAATAACATGCCTCCAGGTCATCCTGGCCATTCGTCTAATAACTTAGAAAAAGAACTTGCAGCAATGCACCCAGGAAAAAATATGACGAAGATCGACAAACCAATTAAAATACCTGAAGAAGTTATAAAAACTTGGAAGTATGCAACTATTGAAGTAGTTGATAAAACCACAGGAAAAGTCGTAAAGAAAGAAAAAGTTACAAAAGATTCAGATGTTAAGTTTCAAGATCTTGAAATAAAGGTTCTTTACATTGTTCCTCATCTTGTTTACGATCAGCAGTATACTTCTGGTTCAAATGAACCTAACAATCCTGCTGTTATTGTTGAAGTTAAGTCTAATGGAAAAGTAATCTATGCAGGTCCTATCTATCAAAAGTTTCCTACAATGTACAACATAAAACATCCTAAGTATGAATTAAAGCTTGTTGCTATATCAAAAAGTTAA
- the fbp gene encoding class 1 fructose-bisphosphatase, giving the protein MAVPFTTYLFSVKKEIPHLDDDLILLLNEIASATKEISGKVRKAGLLNILGSAGKTNIQGEEVQKLDELANEILLESLKNCGKASQVASEELEECIVFSNSGYAVAFDPLDGSSNIDVNVSIGTIFSIHKDSVKKPGKEQLAAGYVIYGPSTMLVMSLGKGVVGFTLDIESGNFLLSHPEIKLPEKGKIYSINEANKNKWTSKGLKKFTEYLKEEKYTLRYVGSMVADVHRTLFKGGIFIYPADKKNTNGKLRLLYEASPMSFLIEQAGGIGTTGKERILDIVPQSLHQRVPVIIGSKWEVEKCLEFMKEE; this is encoded by the coding sequence ATGGCAGTTCCGTTCACCACATATCTTTTTTCTGTAAAAAAGGAAATTCCACATCTTGATGATGATCTAATCCTTCTTTTAAACGAAATTGCTTCTGCAACTAAAGAAATTTCTGGAAAAGTTAGAAAGGCAGGCCTTTTGAATATTCTTGGAAGTGCTGGTAAGACAAACATTCAAGGAGAAGAAGTTCAAAAGCTTGATGAACTTGCTAATGAAATACTTCTTGAAAGTTTAAAAAACTGTGGCAAGGCTTCTCAGGTTGCATCAGAAGAATTAGAAGAATGTATAGTTTTTTCTAATTCAGGTTATGCAGTTGCATTTGATCCGCTTGATGGGTCTTCAAACATTGATGTTAACGTTAGTATAGGAACAATTTTTTCTATTCATAAAGACTCTGTTAAAAAGCCAGGAAAAGAACAACTTGCAGCAGGATATGTTATTTATGGCCCTAGCACAATGCTTGTAATGTCTCTTGGGAAAGGAGTAGTTGGATTTACACTTGATATAGAATCTGGAAATTTCCTTCTTTCTCATCCCGAAATCAAACTACCAGAAAAAGGAAAAATTTACTCAATCAATGAAGCTAACAAAAATAAGTGGACAAGTAAAGGACTTAAGAAATTTACAGAATATCTAAAAGAAGAGAAATACACTCTTAGATATGTCGGTTCAATGGTCGCAGATGTTCATAGAACTCTTTTTAAGGGAGGAATATTTATCTATCCAGCAGATAAGAAGAATACAAACGGAAAACTAAGACTCCTATATGAAGCAAGTCCTATGTCTTTTCTCATAGAGCAGGCAGGGGGTATCGGTACTACTGGAAAAGAAAGAATACTTGACATCGTTCCACAAAGCCTTCATCAGAGAGTACCTGTCATAATTGGCAGTAAGTGGGAAGTTGAAAAGTGTCTTGAATTCATGAAAGAGGAATAG
- a CDS encoding phosphatase → MKKIAVIDIGSNTIKLVVYKVKGKKLEKIFSDSLYARLLNYLKDKELSEEGVLKLELILKDFREKVEELQPDCTIAFATYVLRIAQNSKEVIDRLRKYFDIEVLSGEEEAYYSSLGALLDVKVKKGLFFDIGGGSLEICDIVESKPNSCRSYPLGTLSFKDFVKNGLIKDEIGIRRMVRDYVNPYDFENFESEILIGVGGSIRPLRKILGRRRFKRKQLKEVVEKIKRMKPIEIMESFGISIERAKTVAVASVVVLELMDIFKVKELVISKFGIREGIVYKRVVEDGIC, encoded by the coding sequence GTGAAAAAGATAGCTGTTATTGATATAGGTTCAAATACCATTAAGCTTGTTGTTTATAAAGTAAAAGGAAAAAAGTTAGAAAAAATTTTTTCTGATTCTCTCTACGCAAGGCTTTTAAACTACCTAAAAGATAAAGAACTTTCAGAAGAAGGAGTTTTAAAGCTTGAGCTGATTCTTAAAGACTTTAGGGAAAAAGTTGAAGAGCTCCAGCCTGACTGCACCATAGCTTTTGCAACCTATGTTTTGCGAATTGCTCAAAACAGTAAAGAGGTTATAGATAGACTAAGAAAATACTTTGATATCGAAGTGCTCTCGGGGGAGGAAGAGGCTTACTATTCTTCCCTGGGAGCTCTTTTAGATGTAAAAGTGAAAAAGGGTCTTTTTTTTGATATTGGAGGTGGAAGTTTAGAAATATGTGATATTGTTGAATCAAAACCAAACTCATGTAGGAGTTATCCACTTGGAACACTATCTTTTAAAGACTTTGTTAAAAACGGATTAATAAAAGATGAAATAGGTATAAGAAGAATGGTTCGAGACTATGTAAATCCCTACGATTTTGAAAACTTTGAAAGTGAAATTCTCATAGGAGTTGGAGGAAGTATAAGACCTTTAAGGAAAATATTAGGAAGAAGACGCTTTAAGAGAAAGCAGCTAAAAGAAGTAGTAGAAAAAATCAAGAGGATGAAACCTATCGAAATTATGGAGAGCTTTGGAATTTCTATAGAAAGAGCTAAAACAGTCGCAGTTGCTTCAGTAGTTGTACTGGAGCTTATGGATATATTTAAAGTGAAAGAGCTCGTTATTTCCAAGTTTGGAATAAGAGAGGGAATAGTTTATAAAAGGGTAGTTGAAGATGGAATCTGTTAA